The following proteins are co-located in the Salmo salar unplaced genomic scaffold, Ssal_v3.1, whole genome shotgun sequence genome:
- the LOC123735262 gene encoding NACHT, LRR and PYD domains-containing protein 1 homolog isoform X2, giving the protein MSSSGTLTHLYTFYSTFTEPLYPGFGVCSSSSSVTLCQIDDQHIQRDHGGESWIKPGPGKWIPQSCKTCDHVEDSTHWLQIEPLTSTVQGVTMFRHRTPKGSYECTVSGLRWLCERDVILKYHFRNCEPYSHLLKDMQYTQGGPLLDITMELGTNPSLRNEMKILHVEEHGVSLEEVHEVTRFHAKILHPKFSAISIILRYIFSWNVDVHCELMLYLTVKKETLIPRLYLFPSNPGQMQAVEEQESKFQGSKRIPITRPEQSFKLKSSFRLNIPCSTSIFPPRIHLIHRDTTPSFFKVVMKITGIEMELIGDDERTVWKEIVPTDEYITETHSTSAVLGAGGPAESSLTGSAEQQLRSVRTEFVKRVSRPVLNELLDGLLQHTVINQEEMESVKVIAERAEKARDIIDMVLRKGTESCSRMMNLLGELDQCLCSLLQINSVGLPT; this is encoded by the exons ATGTCCTCCTCTGGTACACTGACACACCTTTACACATTCTACTCCACATTCACTgaacccctctatcctgggtttggggtttgctcctcctcctcctcagtgaccCTGTGTCAGATAGATGACCAACACATTCAGAG agaccatggtggagagagttggatcaagcctggacctggGAAAT GGATTCCTCAGAGCTGTAAGACTTGTGACCATGTTGAG gactccacacactggctTCAGATTGAACCCTTGACTTCCACTGTCCAGGGAGTTACAatgttcag ACACAGGACACCCAAAGGGAGTTATGAGTGCACAGTGTCTGGGCTCCgctggctgtgtgagagagatgtcatTCTGAAGTATCACTTCAGGAACTGTGAACCCTACAGTCACCTTCTGAAAGACATGCAGTACACACAAGGTGGTCCATTGCTGGACATCACTATGGAGTTAG GGACCAACCCTTCCCTGAGGAATGAGATGAAGATTCTTCATGTAGAGGAACATGGAGTGTCTTTAGAGGAAGTGCATGAGGTTACCAGATTCCATGCTAAGATTCTCCATCCCAAGTTCTCAGCTATCTCTATTATACTGAGATATATATTTTCTTGGAACGTAGATGTCCACTGTGAGCTGATGCTCTATCTGACAGTGAAAAAGGAAACACTAATTCCACGCCTATACCTGTTCCCCAGTAACCCCGGCCAAATGCAG GCTGTGGAAGAACAGGAATCAAAGTTTCAAGGGTCTAAAAGGATTCCCATCACAAGACCAGAGCAGTCCTTCAAACTGAAAAGTTCCTTCAGACTGAACATTCCCTGTTCTACCTCCATCTTTCCACCG aggatTCATCTCATACATAGAGACACCACACCAAGCTTTTTCAAGGTGGTTATGAAAATTACAGGGATTGAGATGGAGTTAATCGGTGATGATGAGAGGACAGTATGGAAAGAAATTGTACCAACAG ATGAATACATCACTGAAACCCATTCAACTA GTGCTGTGTTGGGGGCAGGAGGTCCGgctgagagcagtctgactggttCTGCAGAGCAGCAGCTGCGTTCTGTACGGACAGAGTTTGTGAAACGAGTGTCAAGACCTGTCCTGAATGAACTGCTGGACGGActcctgcaacacacagtcatcaacCAGGAGGAAATGGAGTCAGTGAAGGTGATAGCTGAAAGGGCAGAGAAAGCACGTGACATCATCGACATGGTGTTGAGAAAAGGAACTGAGTCATGTTCCAGGATGATGAACCTTCTTGGGGAGCTGGACCAATGTCTTTGTTCACTGCTTCAGATCAACAGTGTTGGgctaccaacctaa
- the LOC123735262 gene encoding NACHT, LRR and PYD domains-containing protein 1 homolog isoform X1 yields MSSSGTLTHLYTFYSTFTEPLYPGFGVCSSSSSVTLCQIDDQHIQRDHGGESWIKPGPGKWIPQSCKTCDHVEDSTHWLQIEPLTSTVQGVTMFRHRTPKGSYECTVSGLRWLCERDVILKYHFRNCEPYSHLLKDMQYTQGGPLLDITMELGELEEVHVPHCVCLGTNPSLRNEMKILHVEEHGVSLEEVHEVTRFHAKILHPKFSAISIILRYIFSWNVDVHCELMLYLTVKKETLIPRLYLFPSNPGQMQAVEEQESKFQGSKRIPITRPEQSFKLKSSFRLNIPCSTSIFPPRIHLIHRDTTPSFFKVVMKITGIEMELIGDDERTVWKEIVPTDEYITETHSTSAVLGAGGPAESSLTGSAEQQLRSVRTEFVKRVSRPVLNELLDGLLQHTVINQEEMESVKVIAERAEKARDIIDMVLRKGTESCSRMMNLLGELDQCLCSLLQINSVGLPT; encoded by the exons ATGTCCTCCTCTGGTACACTGACACACCTTTACACATTCTACTCCACATTCACTgaacccctctatcctgggtttggggtttgctcctcctcctcctcagtgaccCTGTGTCAGATAGATGACCAACACATTCAGAG agaccatggtggagagagttggatcaagcctggacctggGAAAT GGATTCCTCAGAGCTGTAAGACTTGTGACCATGTTGAG gactccacacactggctTCAGATTGAACCCTTGACTTCCACTGTCCAGGGAGTTACAatgttcag ACACAGGACACCCAAAGGGAGTTATGAGTGCACAGTGTCTGGGCTCCgctggctgtgtgagagagatgtcatTCTGAAGTATCACTTCAGGAACTGTGAACCCTACAGTCACCTTCTGAAAGACATGCAGTACACACAAGGTGGTCCATTGCTGGACATCACTATGGAGTTAGGTGAACTGGAGGAAGTTCATGTGCCACACTGTGTCTGTTTAG GGACCAACCCTTCCCTGAGGAATGAGATGAAGATTCTTCATGTAGAGGAACATGGAGTGTCTTTAGAGGAAGTGCATGAGGTTACCAGATTCCATGCTAAGATTCTCCATCCCAAGTTCTCAGCTATCTCTATTATACTGAGATATATATTTTCTTGGAACGTAGATGTCCACTGTGAGCTGATGCTCTATCTGACAGTGAAAAAGGAAACACTAATTCCACGCCTATACCTGTTCCCCAGTAACCCCGGCCAAATGCAG GCTGTGGAAGAACAGGAATCAAAGTTTCAAGGGTCTAAAAGGATTCCCATCACAAGACCAGAGCAGTCCTTCAAACTGAAAAGTTCCTTCAGACTGAACATTCCCTGTTCTACCTCCATCTTTCCACCG aggatTCATCTCATACATAGAGACACCACACCAAGCTTTTTCAAGGTGGTTATGAAAATTACAGGGATTGAGATGGAGTTAATCGGTGATGATGAGAGGACAGTATGGAAAGAAATTGTACCAACAG ATGAATACATCACTGAAACCCATTCAACTA GTGCTGTGTTGGGGGCAGGAGGTCCGgctgagagcagtctgactggttCTGCAGAGCAGCAGCTGCGTTCTGTACGGACAGAGTTTGTGAAACGAGTGTCAAGACCTGTCCTGAATGAACTGCTGGACGGActcctgcaacacacagtcatcaacCAGGAGGAAATGGAGTCAGTGAAGGTGATAGCTGAAAGGGCAGAGAAAGCACGTGACATCATCGACATGGTGTTGAGAAAAGGAACTGAGTCATGTTCCAGGATGATGAACCTTCTTGGGGAGCTGGACCAATGTCTTTGTTCACTGCTTCAGATCAACAGTGTTGGgctaccaacctaa